The following proteins are co-located in the Enoplosus armatus isolate fEnoArm2 chromosome 10, fEnoArm2.hap1, whole genome shotgun sequence genome:
- the hmmr gene encoding hyaluronan mediated motility receptor: MSFSRAPLKRFNENVGCAPPPGSYEIKPGDLKGAASFDKSDRFRLLKAAALPPPSPSRNALMSPVRRTLSVDGLVEGSSVKKEKNCMTMERKQQKLLEKEIRSLVQQRGEQDRRLLAVEEELKKVEAKLLAAVREKTGLAANVTTLERQRAELKKVNEFLKNKVSADTTKKRINSLTMELMEARNTLDVKNKELSILQVNTEGQLKVLETNLQAARATVTALKDRNKDMENLHQLTKTQNEELENETARLHAVIRELREEIRVVQGYLDEANDQIQDLRLKLQEKTQENTVSLSQVEKVKQLESELETTRDVLRQKEEEAQKYQQELQASKKALVRVEKSLENQELELKSLQKSASDMKEQTKSANQEVQDSQATVRQQEAELARLREVLRRTEKELDERVAHLEQRYLFSEEERSKTQEQGLRRVEELKTELVLLKEAKKDERKRQDQLQQEHATLTEELTKEKALVDSLSVLVEQEREESEEKLRQLKEELEEVLGELALLEDQEQRRQEVAESSEEALQRLQEENGELERQLSDTRALLESKSNDVAALKEEHLAAMRELQEAHTSSLGKMADIVTELESAKEALKGAEGRQKTLEAEVERVTQQMEEEMDKVIQQKEEEINGMKEGLEDHQERQLAEVKAREENSRMLLEVKTRLAQKDEEMKATEASHTALISQLQQELQLQIKEREEALGQLEEQRGQSITLLQKEKEKAQELREEVCQEKGEIMEQLQQEREERVKIQTALQEERGALEVERKDHQQVRSEVLRLQTELERVDKEKRNFLSQVELKDQTRLAVENQLNMAEQERKQLQSRLDEVEQGGLSFQAQLDLTEEKTLALQRELEEQRQDRRALQAQVEVLAQEKVTLQWEMEEQRQELQKQITEAREKSSPRSETEHWRKQYEELFAKVRPFQEQLNAFAAERNALLNENGANQEELNKLNDAYARLLGHQNQKQKIKHVMKLKDENIALKQEVSKLRSQVSRQKSDLEQLKSKLPGAPRRRFDPSKAFQHDKENMQTETTEPLKELMRNGALQPDDN; encoded by the exons GGAGAAAGAG ATAAGGTCCCTGGTTCAGCAGCGAGGGGAGCAGGACCGTCGCCTGCTGGCTGTAgaggaggaactgaagaagGTGGAGGCcaagctgctggctgctgtcagGGAGAAGACAGGCCTTGCTGCCAATGTTACCACCCTTGAAAGACAGCGGGCTGAGCTGAAGAAAGTCAACGAGTTCCTAAAAAACAag GTTTCTGCTGACACTACAAAAAAGAGAATCAATTCTCTCACAATGGAGTTGATGGAGGCCAGGAACACTTTGGATGTTAAAAACAAG GAATTAAGTATCCTGCAGGTTAACACAGAAGGCCAACTGAAGGTGCTCGAAACTAATCTCCAAGCTGCCAGAGCTACTGTCACTGCTCTAAAGGACAGGAATAAAGACATGG AGAACCTTCATCAATTGACCAAAACCCAGAATGAAGAGCTGGAGAACGAGACTGCTAGATTGCATG CTGTGATACGGGAGCTGAGGGAGGAGATCAGAGTGGTGCAGGGATACCTGGACGAAGCCAATGACCAGATCCAG gaTCTCCGCTTGAAGCTCCAAGAGAAGACACAGGAGAacactgtttctctttcccAGGTGGAGAAAGTGAA GCAACTAGAGTCTGAGTTAGAAACCACTCGAGATGTGCTgagacaaaaagaggaggaggcgcAGAAGTACCAGCAAGAGCTGCAGGCGTCAAAGAAAGCATTAGTGAGAGTGGAGAAGAGTTTGGAGAACCaagagctggagctgaagtCTTTGCAAAAGTCAGCGAGCGACATGAAGGAGCAAACAAAGTCAGCCAACCAAGAAGTTCAAGACTCTCAAGCGACAGTTCGACAGCAGGAGGCAGAGCTTGCTAGACTGAGGGAGGTGctcaggaggacagagaaggagCTGGATGAGAGAGTGGCGCATCTTGAACAGAGGTATCTGTTCTCTGAGGAAGAGAGAA gcaAGACTCAGGAGCAGGGGCTGAGGAGAGTGGAGGAGTTGAAAACGGAGCTCGTCCTACTAAAGGAGGCtaaaaaagatgagagaaagagacaggatcAGCTCCAGCAAGAACATGCTACTCTTACCGAGGAACTGACCAAAGAGAAG GCACTCGTGGACTCCCTGTCTGTGCTggtggagcaggagagggaggagtctgaggagaaGTTGAGACAGCTaaaggaagagctggaggaggtgctGGGAGAGCTCGCTCTCTTGGAGGATcaggagcagaggaggcaggaggtgGCGGAGAGTAGTGAGGAGGCCCTccagaggctgcaggaggaaaacGGCGAGCTGGAGAGACAGCTGAGTGATACCAGGGCACTGTTGGAGAG TAAGAGCAATGATGTGGCTGCTTTAAAAGAGGAGCATTTAGCCGCCATGAGAGAACTCCAAGAGGCGCACACCAGCTCACTGGGCAAGATGGCTGACATTGTCACAGAGCTGGAAAG CGCCAAAGAGGCTCTGAAGGGAGCAGAGGGAAGACAGAAAACGCTGGAAGCGGAGGTGGAGAGAGTGACccagcagatggaggaggagatggacaaAGTGATTcaacagaaggaggaagagatcAATGGCATGAAGGAGGGGTTAGAGGACCACCAGGAGAGACAGTTAGCTGAAGTGAAAGCCAGGGAGGAGAATTCAAG GATGTTGCTGGAGGTGAAGACTCGCCTTGCACAaaaagatgaggagatgaaggccACGGAGGCGAGCCACACTGCCCTGATCAGTCAGCTACAGCAGGAGCTACAGCTGCAgataaaggagagagaagaggcatTGGGGCAACTAGAGGAACAGAGAGGTCAGAGCATCACTCTGCTCcaaaaggagaaggaaaaagcaCAGGAGCTGCGAGAGGAGGTCTGCcaggaaaaaggggaaataatGGAGCAGCTCcaacaagaaagagaagagagagttaAAATCCAGACAGCCCTTCAGGAGGAAAGGGGGGCATTGGAGGTTGAAAGGAAagaccaccagcaggtcaggtCAGAGGTGCTCAGACTACAGACCGAGCTTGAGAGAGTAGACAAGGAAAAGAGGAATTTTCTGTCTCAAGTAGAGCTCAAGGACCAGACCAGGCTTGCTGTTGAAAATCAACTAAACAtggcagagcaggagagaaagcagCTTCAGTCTCGCCTGGATGAGGTTGAACAAGGGGGTTTGAGCTTCCAGGCCCAATTAGACCTTACGGAGGAGAAGACACTGGCTCTGCAGCGTGAGCTGGAAGAACAACGACAAGACAGACGAGCTCTGCAGGCGCAGGTAGAGGTACTCGCACAGGAAAAGGTTACGTTGcagtgggagatggaggagcagcGACAGGAACTccaaaaacaaataactgaagCACGGGAGAAAAG CTCCCCAAGGTCAGAGACGGAACACTGGAGGAAACAATATGAGGAGCTGTTTGCGAAAGTCAGGCCCTTCCAG GAACAGCTCAATGCGTTTGCAGCAGAGCGAAATGCACTACTTAATGAAAATGGAGCGAACCAGGAGGAGTTAAACAAGTTGAATGATGCGTACGCTCGCCTGCTGGGCCACCAGAACCAGAAGCAGAAGATCAAACATGTGATGAAGCTGAAAGATGAGAATATCGCCCTAAAACAG gaggtgTCTAAGCTGCGGTCTCAGGTGAGCCGGCAAAAGAGTGATCTGGAGCAGCTGAAGTCAAAGCTCCCTGGTGCTCCTCGCCGCAGGTTTGATCCCAGCAAAGCTTTCCAACACGACAAGGAGAATATGCAAACTGAAACAACTGAACCCCTTAAA gaaTTGATGCGTAACGGAGCTCTTCAACCAGACGACAACTGA
- the insb gene encoding preproinsulin b, whose amino-acid sequence MARVPWAVPMLLLLVLLSPGVSSAPAQHLCGSHLVDALYFVCGERGFFYSPNRPHKRDVEHLLGFLSKRARQEQRLWRTLSDHDEPKVKRGIVEQCCHKPCSIYHLEGYCD is encoded by the exons atggcCAGGGTACCATGGGCGGTGCCCATGCTGTTACTGCTGGTGCTCCTCTCTCCCGGGGTGTCCTCGGCCCCCGCCCAGCACCTGTGCGGCTCCCACCTGGTGGACGCCCTCTACTTCGTATGTGGAGAACGGGGCTTTTTCTACAGTCCAAATCGACCCCACAAGCGGGATGTGGAACATCTGCTCG GGTTCCTGTCTAAAAGGGCCAGACAGGAGCAGCGGCTGTGGAGGACTCTGTCTGACCACGATGAGCCCAAGGTGAAGAGAGGCATCGTGGAGCAGTGCTGCCATAAGCCATGCAGCATTTACCACCTGGAGGGCTACTGCGACTGA